A stretch of the Bradyrhizobium sp. CCBAU 53351 genome encodes the following:
- a CDS encoding PAS domain-containing methyl-accepting chemotaxis protein, producing MFGRKSHGDAQAQIDAVGRSQAMIEFTMDGTILAANKNFLTVLGYGLDQIQGKHHSMFVPVDQREGADYQAFWAALRRGEFQVGEFKRLANGGHEIWIEASYNPVLDGAGRPVKVVKIATEITAKKLRSMADASKLAAINRAQAVIEFKLDGTVVTANENFCKALGFSLAEIEGKHHSLFMPQADRDSAAYREFWEKLNRGEYQAGEFKRIGKGGREVWILASYNPVMDDTGKPFGVVKFATDVTAQKLQNADLAGQIAAIDKAQAVIEFNMDGTIIAANANFLGALGYSLAEIKGKHHSMFVEPSERDGAAYREFWAGLNRGEYQAAEYKRIGKGGKEIYIQASYNPILDLNGKPFKVVKYATDTTKQVLVRMGNERVRAMMESVAAGSEELNASVREISEAMTKSRETAVGAVEQVASADAQAQRLTDAAQAMSGIVEMINNITGQINLLALNATIESARAGEAGRGFAVVASEVKGLANQAKQATDKIAQEIGSLNQISGDVVSALSAIKQAINNVSEYVTSTAAAIEEQSTVTNEMSTSMQRAAAEAAAMADRA from the coding sequence ATGTTTGGTCGCAAGTCCCACGGCGATGCGCAGGCGCAGATTGATGCGGTCGGTCGCTCGCAGGCCATGATCGAGTTCACCATGGACGGTACGATCCTCGCGGCCAACAAGAACTTCCTGACCGTGCTCGGTTATGGTCTCGATCAGATCCAGGGCAAGCACCATTCCATGTTCGTGCCGGTCGACCAACGTGAGGGCGCGGATTATCAGGCGTTCTGGGCGGCGCTGCGCCGCGGTGAATTTCAGGTAGGCGAATTCAAGCGCCTCGCCAATGGTGGCCATGAGATCTGGATCGAGGCGTCGTACAATCCGGTGCTCGATGGTGCCGGCAGGCCGGTCAAGGTGGTCAAGATCGCAACCGAGATCACGGCGAAGAAGCTGCGCAGCATGGCCGATGCGTCCAAGCTCGCCGCCATCAATCGGGCCCAGGCCGTGATCGAGTTCAAGCTCGACGGCACCGTCGTCACCGCCAACGAGAATTTCTGCAAGGCTCTCGGCTTTTCGCTGGCCGAGATCGAGGGCAAGCACCACAGCCTGTTCATGCCGCAGGCAGACCGCGATAGCGCGGCCTATCGCGAGTTCTGGGAGAAGCTCAACCGCGGTGAGTACCAGGCCGGCGAATTCAAGCGCATCGGCAAGGGCGGCCGTGAGGTGTGGATCCTGGCGAGTTATAACCCGGTGATGGACGACACGGGCAAGCCCTTCGGCGTCGTCAAGTTCGCAACCGACGTCACGGCGCAGAAGCTGCAGAATGCCGATCTCGCCGGTCAGATCGCGGCGATCGACAAGGCGCAGGCCGTGATCGAGTTCAACATGGACGGCACGATCATCGCCGCCAACGCCAATTTCCTCGGTGCGCTCGGTTACTCGCTGGCCGAGATCAAGGGCAAGCATCACAGCATGTTCGTCGAGCCCAGTGAGCGCGACGGTGCCGCCTATCGCGAGTTCTGGGCCGGGCTCAATCGCGGCGAATACCAGGCGGCCGAATACAAACGCATCGGCAAAGGCGGCAAGGAGATCTATATCCAGGCCTCCTACAATCCGATCCTCGACCTCAACGGCAAGCCGTTCAAGGTCGTGAAATACGCCACCGACACCACCAAGCAGGTGCTGGTCCGCATGGGCAACGAGCGCGTCCGCGCCATGATGGAATCGGTCGCAGCCGGTTCGGAAGAGCTCAACGCCTCGGTGCGGGAGATTTCCGAAGCCATGACCAAGTCGCGCGAAACCGCAGTCGGCGCGGTGGAGCAGGTCGCCTCCGCCGATGCGCAGGCCCAGCGCCTCACCGACGCCGCGCAGGCAATGAGCGGCATCGTCGAGATGATCAACAACATCACCGGGCAGATCAATCTGCTCGCGCTCAACGCGACGATCGAATCGGCGCGTGCCGGTGAAGCCGGCCGCGGCTTTGCCGTGGTCGCCTCCGAAGTGAAGGGCCTCGCCAACCAGGCCAAGCAGGCGACCGACAAGATCGCCCAGGAAATCGGCAGCCTCAACCAGATATCGGGTGATGTCGTCAGTGCCCTGAGTGCGATCAAGCAGGCGATCAACAATGTCAGTGAGTACGTGACGTCGACCGCCGCGGCGATCGAGGAGCAGAGCACGGTGACGAATGAGATGTCGACCAGCATGCAGCGCGCTGCGGCCGAGGCCGCTGCGATGGCCGATCGGGCTTGA
- the leuD gene encoding 3-isopropylmalate dehydratase small subunit: MDKFTTLEGVAAPLKIINVDTDMIIPKQYLKTIKRTGLGKGLFSEQRYKDDGSENPDFVLNQPAYRNAKVLVAGDNFGCGSSREHAPWALLDFGIRCVISTSFGDIFYNNCFKNGILPIRVSQEDLDKLFDDAERGANATLTIDLPNQEIRGPDGGKVMFEIDPFRKHCLINGLDDIGLTMEKKASIDSYEDKLKRERAWA, translated from the coding sequence ATGGACAAGTTCACCACGCTGGAAGGCGTCGCGGCGCCGCTGAAGATCATCAATGTCGACACCGACATGATCATTCCGAAGCAGTACCTGAAGACCATCAAGCGCACCGGCCTTGGCAAGGGGCTGTTCTCCGAGCAGCGCTACAAGGACGACGGCAGCGAGAACCCGGATTTTGTGCTGAACCAACCCGCCTATCGCAACGCGAAGGTGCTGGTCGCTGGCGACAATTTCGGCTGCGGCTCGAGCCGCGAGCACGCCCCCTGGGCGCTGCTCGACTTCGGCATCCGCTGCGTGATCTCGACCTCGTTCGGCGACATCTTCTACAACAACTGCTTCAAGAACGGCATCCTGCCGATCCGCGTCTCCCAGGAAGACCTCGACAAGCTGTTCGACGACGCCGAGCGCGGCGCCAACGCGACGCTGACGATCGACCTGCCGAACCAGGAAATCCGCGGGCCCGACGGCGGCAAGGTCATGTTCGAGATCGACCCGTTCCGCAAGCACTGCCTGATCAACGGCCTCGACGACATCGGCCTGACGATGGAGAAGAAGGCCTCGATCGACTCTTACGAGGACAAGCTCAAGCGCGAACGCGCCTGGGCCTGA
- a CDS encoding AraC family transcriptional regulator, whose translation MGAVSYLDRYPLLRSRDSEFARDRLFSAYGADRFGKQGHEFGIQANFARLNSIGLAFCAYDGAASLSFPESQILRQFFSIQGAAGFRTKGNSRPLEAWSPIISGDARLDLDFAPGYRQLVLRIDVPAISRLLNSLLGDDCGMTLRFASGDADPAVMTQMRHDVFRFAEELERFGQDYSPIAIAELERALMVRILLAHRHNFSDRLQRSAPRTNRSVVDIVESYIEAHWDEPLDLQVIAEVANVSLRTVFREFAESGRGSPGQFARRVRLHRAAELLRRPDAQTSVLAVAFKCGFRNLGRFASEYRQAIGELPSETLKNSRRRQ comes from the coding sequence TTGGGCGCCGTCTCATACCTTGACCGCTATCCCTTGCTTCGATCGCGTGACAGCGAGTTCGCGCGCGATCGCCTGTTCTCGGCGTATGGTGCCGACCGGTTTGGCAAGCAGGGGCATGAATTCGGCATCCAGGCCAATTTTGCCCGCCTGAATTCCATCGGCCTCGCGTTCTGCGCCTATGACGGCGCGGCATCCTTGTCATTTCCTGAATCGCAGATCCTCCGCCAGTTCTTCTCCATCCAGGGAGCTGCGGGCTTCAGGACCAAGGGGAATAGCCGGCCTCTCGAGGCCTGGAGTCCGATCATCTCCGGAGACGCCAGGCTCGATCTCGACTTCGCACCGGGCTACCGCCAATTGGTGCTGAGGATCGATGTCCCGGCCATCTCGCGCCTGTTGAACAGCCTGCTCGGCGACGATTGCGGCATGACCTTGCGTTTCGCCTCGGGCGACGCCGACCCGGCGGTCATGACGCAGATGCGCCATGACGTTTTCAGATTTGCCGAGGAACTGGAAAGGTTCGGGCAGGATTACTCGCCCATCGCCATCGCCGAACTCGAGCGGGCGCTGATGGTCCGGATTCTCCTGGCGCATCGACACAATTTCTCCGATCGGCTGCAGCGCTCCGCGCCGAGAACCAACCGGTCCGTGGTCGACATCGTGGAGTCTTATATCGAGGCCCATTGGGACGAACCTCTCGATCTCCAGGTAATCGCCGAGGTCGCCAATGTGAGCTTGCGGACGGTGTTCCGCGAGTTCGCCGAGTCCGGACGGGGATCACCAGGCCAGTTCGCGCGGCGCGTCCGGCTTCATCGCGCGGCAGAGCTGTTGCGACGGCCTGATGCGCAGACCAGCGTGCTGGCCGTGGCCTTCAAATGCGGCTTTCGAAATCTCGGACGCTTCGCATCCGAATATCGTCAGGCCATCGGCGAGCTGCCATCCGAGACGCTGAAGAATTCGCGACGACGGCAATAA
- a CDS encoding CoA ester lyase: MTRPRRSHLFMPGSNPRALEKARNLAADGLILDLEDSVAPDAKAAARDGIAAAIAAKGFGKREILIRTNGLDTPWWADDVAMAAKASPDGILVPKVSSIEDLDTIGLRLTELGAAPTVKVWAMIETARAVLHAEELAEAGRDKSRRLEGFVFGPNDISRETRIRMLPGRAAMIPMITHCILASRAHGLEILDGPYSDIANPDGFATECAQGRDLGFDGKTLIHPSQIDACNAIFTPPEEEVARARKIIAAFELPENVSRGAIRLDGAMVERLHADMARRTIAIADAIAAMGKG; the protein is encoded by the coding sequence ATGACCCGCCCGCGCCGCAGCCATCTGTTCATGCCAGGCTCCAATCCCCGCGCGCTGGAAAAGGCGCGCAATCTGGCCGCCGACGGCCTCATCCTGGATCTCGAGGATTCCGTCGCCCCCGATGCCAAAGCGGCGGCGCGTGACGGCATCGCCGCCGCGATCGCAGCCAAGGGCTTTGGCAAGCGCGAGATTCTGATCCGGACCAACGGCCTCGACACGCCCTGGTGGGCCGATGACGTCGCAATGGCCGCCAAGGCCTCGCCCGACGGCATCCTGGTTCCCAAAGTTTCAAGCATCGAAGATCTCGACACGATCGGCCTGCGTCTCACCGAGCTCGGCGCGGCGCCGACGGTGAAGGTCTGGGCCATGATCGAGACGGCGCGCGCCGTGCTGCATGCGGAGGAGCTCGCCGAGGCCGGGCGCGATAAGTCGCGGCGGCTCGAAGGCTTCGTGTTCGGCCCCAACGACATCTCGCGCGAGACGCGGATCAGGATGCTGCCCGGCCGCGCCGCGATGATCCCGATGATCACCCATTGCATCCTGGCGAGCCGCGCTCATGGCCTAGAAATCCTCGACGGCCCCTACAGCGACATCGCCAACCCCGACGGTTTCGCCACCGAATGCGCGCAGGGCCGCGATCTCGGCTTCGACGGCAAGACGCTGATCCACCCCTCGCAGATCGACGCCTGCAACGCGATCTTCACGCCCCCGGAGGAGGAAGTCGCGCGCGCGCGAAAAATCATCGCGGCGTTCGAGCTGCCGGAGAATGTCTCGCGCGGCGCGATCCGCCTCGATGGTGCAATGGTGGAACGCCTGCACGCCGACATGGCCCGCCGGACGATCGCCATCGCGGACGCGATCGCGGCGATGGGGAAGGGCTGA
- a CDS encoding DUF1330 domain-containing protein: MTVYAIAQLKMTDRAAYDRYQARFFDVFRRYNGRLLAADERPRVLEGTWPHDKLVMMSFPDEAAFLAFSNSPDYEEISRDRKAGAEATVLLVKGFAPAG, translated from the coding sequence ATGACGGTCTACGCGATTGCACAATTGAAGATGACGGACCGCGCGGCCTATGACCGCTACCAGGCGCGGTTCTTCGACGTGTTCAGGAGATACAATGGCCGGCTGCTCGCCGCCGACGAGCGCCCGCGCGTGCTCGAAGGAACCTGGCCGCACGACAAGCTGGTCATGATGTCGTTTCCCGACGAAGCGGCCTTCCTCGCCTTCTCGAACTCACCGGACTACGAGGAGATCTCCCGCGACCGCAAGGCGGGCGCTGAGGCCACCGTGCTGCTGGTGAAGGGATTTGCGCCCGCCGGCTAG
- a CDS encoding DapH/DapD/GlmU-related protein, whose amino-acid sequence MDSPRPKVAETIIHDTVRRREAQIGRRCEILANTRIEYASLGDYSYLGENCDVADAVIGKFTAIANSVRIGAPNHPMGRPSQHRFTYVPEYYEASASRDRDFFADRRGDRVIVGNDVWIGHAAILLPGVNVGDGAVIAAGAVVSRDVAPYTIVGGVPARAIRKRFDDAVAASLHRIAWWDWPDELIFERLADFRSEAIEEFCRRYDPAANA is encoded by the coding sequence ATGGATTCACCCCGCCCCAAGGTCGCGGAGACCATCATCCATGACACGGTGCGCCGGCGCGAAGCGCAGATCGGGCGCCGCTGCGAAATTCTCGCCAACACCCGCATCGAATACGCCTCGCTCGGCGACTATTCCTATCTTGGCGAGAATTGCGACGTCGCCGATGCCGTGATCGGCAAGTTCACGGCCATCGCCAATTCGGTGCGGATCGGCGCGCCCAATCATCCGATGGGCCGCCCCTCGCAGCACCGCTTCACTTATGTCCCCGAATATTACGAGGCGTCGGCGAGCCGCGACCGCGACTTCTTCGCGGATCGTCGCGGCGATCGCGTCATCGTCGGCAACGATGTCTGGATCGGCCACGCCGCCATCCTGCTGCCGGGCGTGAACGTCGGCGACGGCGCGGTGATCGCGGCAGGCGCGGTCGTCAGCCGTGATGTCGCGCCCTACACGATCGTCGGCGGCGTGCCGGCACGCGCCATCCGCAAGCGCTTCGACGACGCGGTCGCGGCAAGCCTGCACCGCATCGCCTGGTGGGACTGGCCGGACGAGCTCATCTTTGAACGTCTCGCCGATTTCCGCTCCGAGGCGATCGAGGAGTTCTGTCGGCGTTATGACCCTGCGGCGAATGCGTGA
- a CDS encoding pyridoxamine 5'-phosphate oxidase family protein — protein sequence MGKQFTRIEPEHRAFIEGQKIFFVASAPPKGRINVSPKGLSSFRVLGDNDVAYLDVTGSGSETRAHLMASDDKRLTIMFCAFDGAPMILRLYGQGRSLMRGTPDYADLAPRFEDVAGARQIIRLSIDLVQTSCGMGVPLFDYKQERGSLVRYWTRQGLDNLRKYWGLKNVKSIDGLPTGFAPDRMAPQG from the coding sequence ATGGGCAAGCAGTTCACGCGGATCGAGCCGGAGCACAGGGCTTTCATCGAGGGGCAGAAGATCTTCTTCGTTGCCAGCGCCCCGCCCAAGGGACGCATCAACGTGTCCCCCAAGGGCCTGTCCTCATTCCGGGTGCTCGGAGACAATGATGTCGCCTATCTCGACGTCACTGGCAGCGGTAGCGAGACGCGCGCGCACCTGATGGCTTCTGACGACAAGCGGCTGACCATCATGTTTTGCGCCTTCGATGGCGCCCCGATGATCCTGCGCCTCTATGGCCAAGGCCGGTCGCTCATGCGAGGCACGCCTGATTACGCCGACCTCGCCCCTCGGTTCGAGGACGTCGCCGGGGCACGTCAGATCATACGCCTCTCGATCGACCTCGTGCAGACGTCGTGCGGCATGGGCGTGCCACTGTTCGACTACAAGCAAGAGCGTGGCAGCCTCGTGCGCTACTGGACCAGGCAGGGCCTCGACAATTTGCGAAAGTACTGGGGCCTGAAGAACGTGAAGAGCATCGACGGTCTGCCGACCGGCTTTGCGCCTGACCGGATGGCTCCTCAGGGCTGA
- a CDS encoding helix-turn-helix transcriptional regulator, whose protein sequence is MKGQDPTAPALSLSAFLRALRERQSPAEFGLAGGSRRRTPGLRREEVAQLCGLSVTWYTWIEQGRDVSVSAAALSRLAHGLRLSRAERSYLFEVAGKRDPERPSTRDDPPEEILACVDAIDGPAYILDRTWRARRWNAQASLLFAGWLDADGEKNLLRYIFLRPEARTLILDWTSRARRVVAEFRAAVTAYSDDPEIRWLVEQLRRESPDFERCWDTQGVLAREGGERAFNHPTMGHLHYQQVSLSLAGWSDYRLTMLLSAPRLGQSASCSA, encoded by the coding sequence ATGAAAGGACAGGATCCAACCGCCCCGGCTCTCTCGCTCAGCGCGTTCTTGCGGGCGCTCCGGGAGCGCCAGTCACCGGCAGAATTCGGCCTCGCCGGTGGATCACGACGGCGCACGCCCGGACTTCGGCGAGAAGAGGTCGCGCAGCTCTGCGGATTGAGCGTCACTTGGTACACGTGGATCGAGCAGGGGCGCGACGTGTCCGTCTCCGCGGCGGCACTTTCGCGCCTCGCGCACGGATTGCGTCTGTCACGCGCCGAGCGCAGCTACCTGTTCGAGGTTGCGGGCAAGCGCGATCCCGAACGTCCCAGCACAAGGGATGATCCGCCTGAAGAAATCCTGGCCTGTGTCGATGCGATCGATGGACCGGCCTATATCCTCGATCGCACATGGCGTGCGCGTCGCTGGAATGCACAAGCGTCCCTCCTGTTTGCAGGATGGCTCGATGCAGACGGCGAAAAGAATCTCCTGCGCTACATCTTTCTGAGGCCTGAGGCTCGAACCCTGATCCTTGACTGGACTTCCCGAGCACGCCGCGTCGTTGCAGAGTTCCGTGCCGCGGTGACAGCCTACTCCGATGATCCCGAGATTCGCTGGCTGGTGGAGCAACTGAGACGAGAAAGTCCCGATTTCGAGCGCTGCTGGGACACGCAGGGGGTCTTGGCTCGCGAAGGAGGCGAGCGTGCGTTCAATCATCCGACCATGGGGCACCTGCACTATCAGCAGGTGTCGCTGTCTCTCGCGGGGTGGTCCGATTATCGACTGACGATGCTCCTCTCTGCGCCGCGCCTTGGTCAGTCCGCGTCCTGCTCCGCCTGA
- a CDS encoding metallopeptidase family protein: MWTELKAPSLAEMEATAHEIFEGLPAEFRKLCEGVIIRVDDFPTEEVLDEMECESEFDLLGLFQGVGLPQQSLGDVARLPNMVWLYRRPILDYWAEHDESLGHIVRHVLIHEIGHHFGLSDDDMEAIEAQAEQDAD, encoded by the coding sequence ATGTGGACGGAATTGAAAGCGCCCTCGCTGGCCGAGATGGAAGCGACGGCGCACGAGATCTTCGAAGGCCTGCCGGCGGAATTCCGCAAGCTCTGCGAGGGCGTGATCATCCGCGTCGACGACTTCCCGACCGAGGAGGTCCTGGACGAGATGGAGTGCGAGAGCGAGTTTGACCTGCTCGGCCTGTTCCAGGGCGTCGGCCTGCCGCAGCAGAGCCTGGGCGACGTGGCGCGGCTGCCCAACATGGTCTGGCTCTACCGCCGGCCGATCCTGGATTACTGGGCCGAGCACGACGAAAGCCTCGGCCACATCGTCCGCCACGTCCTGATCCACGAGATCGGCCACCATTTCGGTCTTTCGGACGACGATATGGAAGCGATCGAGGCTCAGGCGGAGCAGGACGCGGACTGA
- a CDS encoding carbonic anhydrase: MMTFPKHLLEGYQAFATQRLPTEQTRYRELSVKGQFPEVMVIGCCDSRVSPEVIFDVGPGELFVVRNIANLVPVYQPDGNAHGVSAALEYAVTVLKVKHIVILGHAQCGGIRAFVDKIEPLTPGDFIGRWMQMFIKPGEVVEQRDHETMAQFVERIEKAAVFRSLENLMTFPFVRKAVESGQMQTHGAYFGVAEGSLFVLDKTSKEFRNARAVA, translated from the coding sequence ATGATGACATTCCCGAAGCATTTGCTGGAAGGCTACCAGGCCTTCGCCACCCAGCGGCTGCCGACCGAGCAGACCCGCTATCGCGAACTGTCGGTGAAGGGACAGTTCCCGGAAGTGATGGTGATCGGCTGCTGCGACAGCCGCGTCTCGCCCGAGGTGATCTTCGACGTCGGCCCAGGCGAATTGTTCGTGGTCCGCAACATCGCCAATTTGGTGCCGGTGTATCAGCCCGACGGCAACGCGCACGGCGTCTCGGCGGCGCTGGAATATGCGGTGACGGTGCTGAAGGTGAAGCACATCGTCATCCTCGGCCACGCCCAATGCGGCGGCATCCGTGCCTTCGTCGACAAGATCGAGCCGCTGACGCCCGGCGACTTTATCGGCAGATGGATGCAGATGTTCATCAAGCCGGGCGAAGTGGTCGAGCAGCGCGACCACGAGACCATGGCGCAGTTTGTCGAGCGCATCGAGAAGGCCGCGGTGTTCCGCAGCCTGGAAAACCTGATGACGTTCCCGTTCGTGCGCAAGGCCGTGGAGAGCGGCCAGATGCAGACCCACGGCGCCTATTTCGGCGTCGCGGAGGGATCGCTGTTCGTGCTGGACAAGACGAGCAAGGAATTCAGGAACGCGCGGGCCGTGGCGTAG
- a CDS encoding aspartate-semialdehyde dehydrogenase, with translation MGYKVAVVGATGNVGREMLNILDERKFPADEVVALASRRSMGVEVSYGDRTLKVKALEHFDFSDVDICLMSAGGSVSKEWSPKIGAAGAVVIDNSSAWRMDPDVPLIVPEVNAAATEGFKKKNIIANPNCSTAQLVVALKPLHDKAVIKRVVVSTYQSVSGAGKDAMDELFSQTKAVYTNSEIVNKKFPARIAFNVIPQIDVFMEDGYTKEEWKMMAETKKILDPRIKLSATCVRVPVFVGHSEAVNIEFENPISADEARDILRKAPGCLVIDKQEPGGYATPYEAAGEDATYISRIREDATVENGLALWCVSDNLRKGAALNAIQIAEVLINRKLISAKKQAA, from the coding sequence ATGGGTTACAAAGTCGCAGTCGTCGGCGCGACCGGCAATGTCGGACGGGAAATGCTCAACATCCTGGATGAGCGCAAATTCCCCGCGGACGAGGTCGTGGCCCTCGCCTCTCGCCGCAGCATGGGCGTCGAGGTCTCCTATGGCGACCGCACCCTGAAGGTCAAAGCGCTCGAGCACTTTGATTTCTCCGATGTCGACATCTGCCTGATGTCGGCGGGCGGCTCGGTGTCGAAGGAATGGTCGCCGAAGATCGGCGCCGCCGGCGCGGTGGTGATCGACAATTCCTCGGCCTGGCGCATGGACCCGGACGTGCCGCTGATCGTGCCCGAGGTGAATGCTGCCGCGACCGAAGGCTTCAAGAAGAAGAACATCATCGCCAACCCGAACTGCTCGACCGCGCAGCTCGTCGTCGCGCTCAAGCCGCTGCACGACAAGGCGGTTATCAAGCGCGTCGTGGTCTCGACCTATCAATCGGTGTCGGGCGCCGGCAAGGATGCGATGGACGAATTGTTCTCGCAGACCAAGGCCGTCTACACCAACAGCGAGATCGTCAATAAGAAGTTTCCTGCGCGCATCGCCTTCAACGTCATCCCCCAGATCGACGTCTTCATGGAGGACGGCTACACCAAGGAAGAGTGGAAGATGATGGCGGAGACCAAGAAGATCCTTGATCCCAGGATCAAGCTCTCCGCCACCTGCGTGCGCGTGCCGGTGTTCGTCGGCCATTCCGAGGCGGTCAACATCGAGTTCGAGAATCCGATCAGCGCCGACGAAGCCCGCGATATCCTGCGCAAGGCGCCCGGCTGTCTCGTCATCGACAAGCAGGAGCCCGGCGGCTACGCCACGCCGTATGAGGCGGCCGGCGAAGACGCCACCTATATCAGCCGCATCCGCGAGGACGCGACGGTGGAGAACGGCCTCGCGCTGTGGTGCGTGTCGGACAATCTCCGCAAGGGCGCAGCCCTCAACGCGATCCAGATCGCCGAAGTCCTGATCAACCGCAAGCTGATCAGCGCGAAAAAGCAGGCGGCCTGA
- the leuB gene encoding 3-isopropylmalate dehydrogenase — protein MATHKLLLLPGDGIGPEVMGEVKRLIDWLNSAGIAKFETDTGLVGGSAYDAHKVSISEGDMAKALAADAIIFGAVGGPKWDAVPYEVRPEAGLLRLRKDLALFANLRPAVCYPALAEASSLKREAVEGLDIMIVRELTGGVYFGEPKTITDLGNGQKRAIDTQVYDTYEIERIGRVAFELARKRKNKVTSMEKRNVMKSGVLWNEVMTQVHKREYPDVTLEHQLADSGGMMLVKWPKQFDVIVTDNLFGDMLSDIAAMLTGSLGMLPSASLGEVDVKTKKRRALYEPVHGSAPDIAGQGLANPIAMISSFGMALRYSFDMGDLADKVDAAIAAVLASGLRTADIKSEGTTAASTTQMGEAILKELQKLHG, from the coding sequence ATGGCGACCCACAAACTGCTGCTGCTTCCCGGCGACGGTATCGGCCCCGAGGTGATGGGCGAGGTGAAGCGGCTGATCGACTGGCTCAATTCGGCCGGGATCGCCAAGTTCGAGACCGATACCGGCCTCGTCGGCGGCTCCGCCTATGACGCGCACAAGGTGTCGATCTCCGAGGGCGACATGGCCAAGGCGCTGGCCGCCGACGCCATCATCTTCGGCGCGGTCGGCGGTCCGAAATGGGATGCCGTTCCCTACGAGGTGCGCCCGGAAGCCGGCCTGCTCCGCCTGCGCAAGGATCTCGCGCTGTTCGCCAATCTGCGTCCCGCCGTGTGCTACCCGGCGCTGGCCGAGGCTTCGAGCCTGAAGCGCGAGGCGGTCGAGGGCCTCGACATCATGATCGTACGCGAGCTCACCGGCGGCGTCTATTTCGGCGAGCCCAAGACCATCACCGATCTCGGCAACGGCCAGAAGCGCGCCATCGATACCCAGGTTTACGACACCTATGAGATCGAGCGCATCGGCCGCGTCGCCTTCGAGCTTGCCAGGAAGCGCAAGAACAAGGTGACGTCGATGGAGAAGCGCAACGTCATGAAGTCCGGCGTGCTCTGGAACGAGGTCATGACTCAGGTTCACAAGCGCGAATATCCTGACGTCACGCTCGAGCATCAGCTCGCCGATTCCGGCGGCATGATGCTGGTGAAATGGCCGAAGCAGTTCGACGTCATCGTCACCGACAATCTGTTCGGCGACATGCTGTCCGACATCGCGGCGATGCTGACCGGCTCGCTCGGCATGCTGCCCTCGGCCTCGCTCGGCGAGGTCGACGTCAAGACCAAGAAGCGCCGGGCGCTGTACGAGCCCGTGCACGGCTCGGCGCCTGACATCGCAGGCCAAGGCCTCGCCAATCCCATCGCGATGATCTCGTCCTTCGGCATGGCGCTGCGCTACTCCTTCGACATGGGCGATCTCGCCGACAAGGTCGACGCTGCGATCGCCGCGGTGCTGGCGAGCGGCCTGCGCACCGCCGACATCAAGTCGGAGGGGACGACCGCTGCCTCGACCACGCAGATGGGTGAAGCGATTTTGAAGGAATTGCAGAAGCTGCACGGGTAA